The genomic window GTCGTAAATGCAGTAGTTCGTCAGCAGAATTTTCAGTAGCGATATGCAGCGACCATCGGGCGTATAGCTGTGGCAGATGCCCATGCCCTCGGTGCTGCCGATTTGGCTACCGGCACGTGTTTGTTTTGATCCGCTGCTCGCGCAAGAGGCATCGTATTTGGCGGCATCCGCGAGAATTGCCAGCTTGGCGCGTACGTCCATTCAAATCCTGTGTGTTTGCTAGACCAAACGCGGGGCATCACCAGCATCCCCCACGAGCAGATTTTCAGCGAGCGGGAACTGATGCGAACGGCTCTCCAGAAAGTGCATCAGATACCCCGCGGTGTTGGGGAAGACAATCAGATCCCCGATGGCGACTCCCTTGGTAAACCGCATTCGGCGCAGCTGAATTAACTCGGATTCGGTGCAATAGGCCCCCACCAAATAGCCCTCCATCGGCGCGGTACGTTCTTGCGGAGCGGTGTCGGCAGGCAGCAGCAGCGGATCGACTAGAAAGTCATCGCTGGAGGTACGGCATTGCGTTCGATTCATCGACAATCCGATCAACCAATAGCCGTCCGGGTGCCGCTTGCGAAACTCAACCCGTGCGATCGTCATTCCACAACCGTCCAGCACGCTGCGGCCCGGTTCGCACCGCAACTGCAAATCGCGTCTCGCCACCGCTTTGGCAATCGTCGCGCCTTCAAATTCCGCGTCCAGCACGCGGGCCATCCATTCCGCCTGAACGAGAGGCTGCCAATACGGGTAACTATTGGGGGCTCCCTGCACCCTACCATCATGCAGCTGGCGGGCGAGCGGGTGATTCCGATAAGTGACTTCCGAGCGTTTGCCCAGCAGAGCCGCTTCATGTTCCCGCCAAAAATCCTGCCATTGCGACTCGCTTTCCAGATATCGCATCGGAATCCCACCGCCGATGTCCAAGAAGTCGATCTTGTGGCCGCGGTCACGCAACCGATCGACAAGCTGCAGGGACTGCTGGATTGCCGACACGCGTTGATCCGCGCTGTATCCATCCAAGTGAAAATGCAGCCCAACCAATCGAATGGGGTGTGTGTTGGGATGCGGCCAAAACAGATCCGTAAAGCCGGAAACCTCGTCGATGTCGACGCCAAACCTGGAATGCAATTTTTCTCCGTCGTGCTGGAATCCGCTGATCCGCAAAGCGACGCGTGCTGAACGCCGCAGTCGAGCGGCAACTCGGTCGGTGGCTCGCAACTCGTCGGCGTTATCGATCGCGATCACGACGTCATTGGCCACGCATTGTTCCAGCAATGCCTCGCTTTTAACCGCGGCGGTGCAGATCACGCGTTCCGATTCGACGCCGGCATCCAGGGTTTGAGTAAGTTCGACTTCACTGGCGGTATCGATGCCGGCATCCACCGCAGCGGCAGCGGTAATGAAGGCAGGACACTTGTTGGCTTTTCGTGCAAAAAATGCCCGCAGATCCACGTCACGTTGCTCGCCGACGCGATGCAATTCGGAAAGGTTTTGTTGAAAGGGTTCGACCTGCAACACATTTAACGGCGATCCCCAACGGCCAACCCACTGCTGCACAGGCTGCTGCGTTAACGTCTGCTCCATCCACGGCGCAATCTTGGCGTGCAAAGGCAGCACTCCCTCGCAGGCGTTACGAATTTGAAGATTGGAGGCAGTGTCAGGCACTTTGAGCATAATCCTATCGCGACGTAAGGAGCCGACGGGCAACCGAGGTGGCCCATCGTTCGGGATGTTGATGTAGGGTTCGGCTGAGTGTGTCGTTGCCGAGGATACAGTCTTCGGTGGGGCGTCCTAGAATGGCGAGTCCATCGATTGGTCGACCGTCCCGATCCAGCGGGCGACCGCAACGATCCACATCGATACCCTGACCGCCAGGGATGCGATGAATCACCCCCTGTTGCAATAGCTGCTCTATGGGCGAATGCTTGGGCGAATCGTCCGGAGCCGCGATCACGGCGTTCAAACGACGGACTTCAGCCGAATCACTGTAGGTCCCGGACAAGTCAACAATACCGGCATCGATTAGTGCCAAGATGCGTCCCAGATTATCTGCCGGGGGACCGAACGCGATCCGCTCCAGCTCACGAGCAACCAACCGGAACGCGGGCCAACTTTCGGCCGCCAGTCCACCGTGACTGATCCGGTTGACCAATGATGGATACAACTGACGCCAG from Roseimaritima ulvae includes these protein-coding regions:
- a CDS encoding Y4yA family PLP-dependent enzyme, translating into MPDTASNLQIRNACEGVLPLHAKIAPWMEQTLTQQPVQQWVGRWGSPLNVLQVEPFQQNLSELHRVGEQRDVDLRAFFARKANKCPAFITAAAAVDAGIDTASEVELTQTLDAGVESERVICTAAVKSEALLEQCVANDVVIAIDNADELRATDRVAARLRRSARVALRISGFQHDGEKLHSRFGVDIDEVSGFTDLFWPHPNTHPIRLVGLHFHLDGYSADQRVSAIQQSLQLVDRLRDRGHKIDFLDIGGGIPMRYLESESQWQDFWREHEAALLGKRSEVTYRNHPLARQLHDGRVQGAPNSYPYWQPLVQAEWMARVLDAEFEGATIAKAVARRDLQLRCEPGRSVLDGCGMTIARVEFRKRHPDGYWLIGLSMNRTQCRTSSDDFLVDPLLLPADTAPQERTAPMEGYLVGAYCTESELIQLRRMRFTKGVAIGDLIVFPNTAGYLMHFLESRSHQFPLAENLLVGDAGDAPRLV